TACAATTTTTCGTCACGATACAGCTTATGTATAACGCGCTGTAACAGCACACTGAGAATACTAAACTTAGAAAGTGTGCATTGCTCAATACACGAAGATTTATGTCTCGTAAACTAGAAAATGGTTCCATTGTGTTCATTTTGTCATTTTGGTCGTATTCAAGTCTTTCTGAGaacttaatattttattcgacagAAATAAGTGAATATCTCTAATTAAACGTCTTTTAACTTCAACTACAAACTGGTTTCGTTACAGATCCAACTGTTTAATAGTCTGTATCGTTGATACGCCGTTTTGACGATAGTTTTGcttaaaaaatggaaatatatgTACAAGTATTGCAAAACAGAAACTGATATCTCATAGTTTGTTGTTTCGTAGTCACATttttaagaaataatttttatttcgccgGTTAATGACACAAGATTTTGAAGAACGTCGTCGTATTCACTTGCCTGCTtatataatatacgtatattcTATTACAACTAATGTATTTTGTAAAGCTATATAGTTACGCACACACTGTTTCTTTATTGTGCTGCCAATTTTAAACCCAACTGAagctttatttaaattaacgatACGAAATTGCCTCTTCAAAATTCTGCATGACCGCATCCGCTGTTGTTATTGAAGACGCTAACCATAATGACATCCACCTTGAGCTAATCCACTTTTGTTATTTCTTTCGTGTAAAGAATAGAAAATACACTCTTATACCTGTAATAGTTATACAAAACAAATATCGTGTAGCGATCGCCGTCGATAATCGAAAAAGAGCTAGCCGTAACATACGAGAATTGGTATTCTGTGTTATATGCTTAAAAGTTCGCCATTTAATTTCATACGATAACTTAAGTGAATGGATAGAGACGATACGATGACGAGGGATAGACGATTGTCGATGTTAATCTTCTTTTCCACGCATTTCAATCTTCTTCTACACTTCTGACACATGGTAAGCCTTACAATAACTTATCAACTACCTGCAACTAAGCTCTGAAAATACACAAAATTCCTTGAATAATATAGACATAGGTACTCTCCAAAATAACACAATACAATAGATTTCATGTAATCCAGTGAAAATGGCATTATTATTCTCAATACTTTTGATATACAATAATAatcattattaattaattaggtACAGGAACACTTTATCATTCGTGGTATTAATTAAAGATAATCAATTACATACAATAAACTGTTATCAGCCACGGTGCATCGCCTCCAGCTTCGGCGTCATTGAATTCATTTTAATGTAGATACTacatttcttcgtctctgcatTTCtgtcaaaaatttaaaaatcagtTTTAGGAAGCGAGCGCCTACGACTATAAGAATCGAACCAGTATGCGAAGGCCGTTCGAGAAGATTTAATCACacgttcgattttttttctttttttctatacaTATACAATTCATTTCCTAACAGAATcatgaaaatgaaagaaaaagaatggtCGTCGTGTATTATCGTCGAGAATTCGATATTGAAACGCAAGTGTTTAAAATAACGATGCTGATAATATTCTTTAGCGTTAACGATACTAATGATTAAGCTTGCAAAGACTACGATGAagtttggaaaaaaatatatacaaaacgtTCGGTGTATCAAATTTATCCTCTCGATATTAGACCCGCTGGTCTCCAATTTATAAGTATCTCTTAAccttttttttccttaggcttACTTCGATCTTACTGCACTAAAAaggcacaatttttcgcacctgaTAAAACATTGTTACGGTCTAGATATTAATGATTCTTTTTTCCACCAAAGTAGTTTTAATCCCccacccccccacccccccggATGCCAATTTGCATATTGCGCGTCTATTTTCCGGTATGTGTTACGTTATGCAGGAGCTTATGTTACAATGTCAAATGGGTGATAATGGTGGTACGACAAAACATGATTTgtattcttaatatttttttttttcacagtaTTTCGAATGGGcgatatattacgtatattaaACAGAGCGTGTGTATTTATAATGCACGTAATATATCCTCTTAAAAACTAATTTGTAATAATGTTCTTTCCTATGTATAACTAGGGCCTATACAGACCTTACTAAGGCGATGAACTACGCGGGCCTTTGTACAGTCGTTTGGAAAACTATGGGAAGTCTTTAAGAGGAAGAAATTATTCAATCAATATACAGTGTTTTCTGATGTTATTGCAGCTTGTCCAAATTGATTGGAGAGAACCAAATGCAATTACGATGGTATTCCGTTTCTGCGAAATCTCTGTTATCGAAATGAATGTTGCCTTTTTGAAAGTTCAATGAAGTCGCACATAATTGCAATTTATCCAGTTTTATTGGAAGTGGTCAAATTACAATTATGTCCGTTTCCGTTTTGATTTTTTTAGCAAAACCTTCGCTATAAAAAGGGACACATTTCATAAAAATCATAGTTAGAATTATATACATTTCAGCGACACCACGTGCGTGTTTTTTCCATTGTCGAATTCATAATGATAATGAACAAACAtggaatattattaaatatctgaAGCAATGTTTTGTTAAAATCAAAAGTAAatgccaaaagaaaaaaaaaaaaaaaaaaaaaaaaaaaaacaaaaaatgcgAATCCTGTAAAAAATTCCATTAATTAAGGATTAATGTCCAATAAAATCTATATGTAGCTAAATACggtattgttttcttttcttttacttaATAAACATATAACGGGTTTGTTCGTTGACAGATTTTTGTTTCATCGATTAAACGCACTTGCTCGGTTAACTGAAGCGGAAGAAACCGCTTTAGCAACTTTAATAAACTAACACCGAGTATCGCCTTATTAGGTTTCTTCTTATAGAATGCTGGTCCTCTTAAATAAAATTAGTTGCGGCACTTGTTCGAAGTTAGCACGTTCTTTATTGAGAGTATCCTTGTTTCAGTCTATCACTCAAGCGCCTTGACTTGCGCCATAACTTTACCCTCCCACAACGGTAAAACTTCAGAATCATCAGTTATTTCTTCTTGTATAACCTTTGTATCCAAGTCCTCGCACTCAGTTTTAAAGAAATATCtacaaaaagaatatatatatacatatacatgtgtGCGTGCGCGTGTGCGTAAATACAGTAACTGTAAACATTATAACATATTACCCCgtgtaatacaaaataatacaatttgtaCTTACCGATAGCTGCCTTTCTTAGGAAGGTATtctttaaattgttttaaagtGACGTTATGACCAGGAATTTTAGTCCTATAAGGAAACTGTTCGTCACAGAAACTGAACACAACGGTGGTAAAATCCCCAATATCCTGCTTTGTCTTCTTTAACGTTGATTGATTTGATTGGACATAAGATTGACTCTGCAATGTAGGCTCATACGATGATTGCTTAGAAATATTAGAATGGCGTTGTTTACAACTTGAACGTGCCCTATCTTCCTCGATTAATCTTCTTCTTGCTTCTTCTAATTGAGTTgccttttaataaaataataacataCTTTTAGATTCATGATAAACATACATTGAAATAACTTGCGTAATATTATTATCTCGCATATCGATTTATCTATGAACGATATATTTGTACTAATTATAAAAACGTATAATAAATACAGAATAATATTAAGTAATAATAGATGAATATTTACTGTATGAGGTTGCGGTAAAGGCGGCATTCCTGGATCAGCAACAAAAGGTTGGGCAGGAACACCCCATGTTTCCCTGTTCGTCCTTTCCAAAGAACCACTGCGAGATCCATATTTTTTCCCATGACGACTATGCTTGACATCTTTCTTGTCAGTTTCTTTAAGCCACGATAAAAGACGAATATCTTTGCTAATCGTCGACGGTGGTGCATCACTTACAACGCTTACACCACTATCGGTTAATTCCGTCATAGACTTCTTTGTGGCTGATCTCCTAGTCATGTCTGACCTTCGGAATCTTTGATCATGAcctataaaaatttgtaatgcaataattatttaataaaataacaaacctatatacctatatacatatattaacaGTAACTTCTTATATTAGTATTGTgttaaaatgtattttctatTGAATCTAATGTATACCTTGAAGATACAGGTCTTGTTTATGGAGGGAATCGGCGTAATCAGATGGCACGGATTTAGATTTAGGCAAGTGAGATCCTAGTGAACTCATGGAGCCAGCTCCGATAAGATCGCTGCCTTCTTGAAAATCGTGAATATTACCGCTATCTGCTGAAAATGTAGAGAACACGTCCTTCTCTTTCCTCTGTTTGTACGACCGTGGATAATTGTGCGTAGAACGTCTTCTTTCAGGCGAATGCAGTCTTGGGGATGCGAGTCCAGGTGATCGAGAAGGTGTCAAATCTGACCAAACTCGTGATACGTGTTGGTCCAGAATTGCTTGATCATTATCTTCTTCTATCGATAATTTTTCTCTCAGTGCGTCAGCTAGCGCTTTTGGAGCCCCACTTGGCATCTCCAAAGGTACATCCTTATTAATCGTGTCACTTTCTTGCAAATGCCTATCAAGTTTTTCCTGAGATTCTCTTTCGCGTTTGACATTCTCTAACTTCTCAATAAGCACTTGAGCAAATTCTTCTGGTTTTAGCGGATGCATAAGATCACGTGGTACTCGTTGCGTACGAGGGATGATTGAATGATGTGCCATTGGATCACGATTTAAACTAGCTGAATCTTTGATAGCTCTACATTGTCTTATATACTGTTTTTTACTTCGTTGTTTTCCCATGGACATTCCATCACTGTAAAtaaaaatgcaacaaatttttttagtaATTACGTAATGATTCCACGAGTAAAATTAGATTTTCTACATTGATCTAGTAATACAATTGAAATATATGAAATGTAGGGAATGTATCAcaggaagaaaatataaaaacagaACAGAAAATTTTCCTTCATTCATTGAATTAAAAGTAACAATTGATACACATTCAAGCATTAAATTGTTATTTTCGATATTATGATTCACTAAAGCAGTTTCAACACttagtataaaaattatttaaatatatgaaaCATACAGTTTTTATACTCAACATTGctatgaaaaaatattgtgaaaaataaataaatatttgtagaaaatcTTAAAAAGATAAAATAACACAGTAAACATaactaattttaaaataatattttttcttgtaccaaaatcattatttttcatataatTCTCAACAATACTTTAATATCAGATCATTGAATTATTAAAATGAGAGACCCTGAAATATGAAGAAAACCTCATAGTATAAGCATATGTATTTGTACACAAGAGTAtatgtaataaatttataaaaactagGTAAATCTGACAAAAATACCAAATATACGTTAATAGTCTTTAGTGAATAAAGATTCATTTTCTgtatgttaaataaaataaagaaaacttacACTGATGAATCGGTGAGAGACATATTGTCTGATTCAGTTCGTGCATCACTGCTCAAGCTTTGAAGTTCTGAATCCTGTCTGGATACTGGGTTGTATGAGGAATATTGTGCGTGCAGTCTGGGTACGAGCATATGATATGGACTAGCTCCATGTTGCAAGTAAACGCTATGAGCGCCACGCAAAACATCAAACcaaaagagaaaaaacaaacaaaagatTGGAAAAcgttttgataaaaatatcacaaatttaaaaaacacaagAGAAAATTAAAACACTCATATAATATGCTGTTTGTTCACAATGTGATATTTTTCAgttattttgtcaattttataaatGCTATGTATGTATACAAAACATTATACACTACAAAACATTGCAAAAAGTCCACACAACAAGCTCAAAAATAATACTAGCTAAATAAAGCGTTTAATGCAAATCTAATTTAAAGCATTCTAGGTAAtgaatgttttaaataaaaaccatagttgcataaaaaatatattacccaGCATATGCTTCTGGCTTTGGTCGAAGATCCATTGCTCTAGTTTGTTGAGTAGCCATAAGCATATCTTTGGTCAATCTCAGCTCACCCCTCAATTCCCCAGGCGTTTCACTAGCTGAATGTGAGCTATGTACGGAACTAACAAATTCACTGTCTTCATGGACAGTGGGCAATAAACTTGGCCCACAAGAAACAGACATTTCTCGACTGGATCCTGAACTAGGACATCCACCAGAATCTGGATTCTGGCAGGACTGAACATACTGAAGATACATATCAGACCGAAGAAAGTTTGGATATGTAGTCTCATTAATGAGACGTTCGACTTCCAACTGTACAGCATCAAACACTTTTTCGTCTGCCCGCCCTTCTTTAACCCGACGATTAGCCTCTTTTCGTACATCTTCTGGTATAGCTAACTGCGACTTGAGGAAGAACTTTCTGTAGATAAGTTTAACCAATTGATGTATCCTTTCGGGATCATCTTGTTCCTTGAGACCCTCGCAGGCAAACCAGAAGTTAAGAGGATTTGCATGAGGTCTGCCTTCTTGATCCAGGTATTTTCTGAACAATTCCAAGCCCACTGGATCCTGCAGCAAAGAATGCAGGTTCCTGGCCCACCGCAAGCAAGCAGGCGGTGAAACGCTTTCCATACTTGTCGTACTACAGCAACCTTCCGGTTCAAATCCCAAAGGTGCCGAAGCATCGCAACCTGAAGCTGTTGGAGTTGCAAGAGAAGAGCGCCTAGGGGTCAGAGTTGGACTCTGTGGACGGAACCTGCTGACGTAGTTTCCTGTTTCCTCtcctataattaaaattttataacaatttatttgtattcaaaattttttatttgtgagaaattaaccttaattgtTTACATTTGATAAGTTTAAGTAACAACATAATAAACCttataaataacaaatatattacCTAGCAAGGAAAATAGTAATGTATTACTATGTATGTAagctattaacattaattttaatacttataagagattacaaatgtatgtgaccatttatttgtaatattttggtAAATTTTAAAATGTTCTTCTTGACATAAATAACACATTACTACAATGTTActgtaatatttttgaaatatatgtataaaaacaTACCAGGCACTGGTGGCCGTGGAGAGTTTTCATTGAAGCAACGTGCTTCGTTCTGTTGAGATCCACTCATCCTATCTATTATGGCCTTCACGTATTATTTTACGTTCTATATTTAATTTAGGCCCACGACGCCTCTTAGTGGACATGGTTAATCCAaacctaaaataaaaataatgatttaacaaatgaatatttttatattcttaaatGAACATAATAAATTGatcattataaataaatgttagTATAGACGATTATGATAAGATAAAATGAAGATAAATTTTCTAAATGTGACTTTCTTATCGCcacttataaaataaaaaatgttattaagaggaatttcatattttaatgCAAATTGCATAATATtctgtattttaaattttatataatttgcataaaataatatgtattttaGTATGCAATAACATATAATGGGGGGAACACACTCTGAATTCAGAGTACTCGAACAAAAGACATAAGCTAGGGATGCTGGATCGATCGAGCCCTGCGGTGAGTCATGTACCAATTAAGCACCTAAGGATGGTTTTCCTATCCCGAAGAACTCTAAGGGCGGAGCCTGACAGAAAAACCGTAGGGTAGCTTCTGGCAGTCTGCGCATTGAAAGATGCCTCTCTATATATCCCTATTGGTCCGCGCAGAGCATTTGTGTGGTATTGATCGACAAAAATTATAACGCAATCCATTGAACACTACAGTCAACCCCAAATACGGTTCAGTTTCTAGAATAAAATCACTGCagagtagaattttattttgacAGGCTGGATAGATATTAATAGATCTATAGGGTAAGGTATGTCCTACACAAAGAAAAGGCCATTATATCCCAAAGGTTCAGTCTTTTGTTATGATGGGCTATAGAAATATGATTTCATAAGGATCCTCTTGCAGCcatttatgtattatatactTGATTATATAGAAAGCAGGAtataatgttacaaaataattACTTAATGTTACCAgttattttaacaaaatattcaGCTGAAGTATGTAATTCCAATATGTTCTTAGGATACTgacattatacaaaattataaatgttattataaatcattaactCAAAgtacttttatataaattttacagCAAGTAAAAATAGTTTTAGTTTGGTAATTTTAAatgattgcatctgaatttgaAGTATGCAATGATATGGATTTGAATTACATTTACCATTTTCAAACCTAGCATATATTTAAacataaagaaattaatatacttatatttatgcattttttaaataagtaaAGTACATATAAAGTACTTGTGCAATAAAATTCTTCGCATTAGGTGTAGTTAAAATGAACATTAAGCATTTGATAGCAAAAACTGGAATATA
This window of the Ptiloglossa arizonensis isolate GNS036 chromosome 5, iyPtiAriz1_principal, whole genome shotgun sequence genome carries:
- the Axn gene encoding protein axin isoform X2, whose product is MSGSQQNEARCFNENSPRPPVPGEETGNYVSRFRPQSPTLTPRRSSLATPTASGCDASAPLGFEPEGCCSTTSMESVSPPACLRWARNLHSLLQDPVGLELFRKYLDQEGRPHANPLNFWFACEGLKEQDDPERIHQLVKLIYRKFFLKSQLAIPEDVRKEANRRVKEGRADEKVFDAVQLEVERLINETTYPNFLRSDMYLQYVQSCQNPDSGGCPSSGSSREMSVSCGPSLLPTVHEDSEFVSSVHSSHSASETPGELRGELRLTKDMLMATQQTRAMDLRPKPEAYAGDGMSMGKQRSKKQYIRQCRAIKDSASLNRDPMAHHSIIPRTQRVPRDLMHPLKPEEFAQVLIEKLENVKRERESQEKLDRHLQESDTINKDVPLEMPSGAPKALADALREKLSIEEDNDQAILDQHVSRVWSDLTPSRSPGLASPRLHSPERRRSTHNYPRSYKQRKEKDVFSTFSADSGNIHDFQEGSDLIGAGSMSSLGSHLPKSKSVPSDYADSLHKQDLYLQGHDQRFRRSDMTRRSATKKSMTELTDSGVSVVSDAPPSTISKDIRLLSWLKETDKKDVKHSRHGKKYGSRSGSLERTNRETWGVPAQPFVADPGMPPLPQPHTATQLEEARRRLIEEDRARSSCKQRHSNISKQSSYEPTLQSQSYVQSNQSTLKKTKQDIGDFTTVVFSFCDEQFPYRTKIPGHNVTLKQFKEYLPKKGSYRYFFKTECEDLDTKVIQEEITDDSEVLPLWEGKVMAQVKALE
- the Axn gene encoding protein axin isoform X1, which produces MSGSQQNEARCFNENSPRPPVPGEETGNYVSRFRPQSPTLTPRRSSLATPTASGCDASAPLGFEPEGCCSTTSMESVSPPACLRWARNLHSLLQDPVGLELFRKYLDQEGRPHANPLNFWFACEGLKEQDDPERIHQLVKLIYRKFFLKSQLAIPEDVRKEANRRVKEGRADEKVFDAVQLEVERLINETTYPNFLRSDMYLQYVQSCQNPDSGGCPSSGSSREMSVSCGPSLLPTVHEDSEFVSSVHSSHSASETPGELRGELRLTKDMLMATQQTRAMDLRPKPEAYAGVYLQHGASPYHMLVPRLHAQYSSYNPVSRQDSELQSLSSDARTESDNMSLTDSSVDGMSMGKQRSKKQYIRQCRAIKDSASLNRDPMAHHSIIPRTQRVPRDLMHPLKPEEFAQVLIEKLENVKRERESQEKLDRHLQESDTINKDVPLEMPSGAPKALADALREKLSIEEDNDQAILDQHVSRVWSDLTPSRSPGLASPRLHSPERRRSTHNYPRSYKQRKEKDVFSTFSADSGNIHDFQEGSDLIGAGSMSSLGSHLPKSKSVPSDYADSLHKQDLYLQGHDQRFRRSDMTRRSATKKSMTELTDSGVSVVSDAPPSTISKDIRLLSWLKETDKKDVKHSRHGKKYGSRSGSLERTNRETWGVPAQPFVADPGMPPLPQPHTATQLEEARRRLIEEDRARSSCKQRHSNISKQSSYEPTLQSQSYVQSNQSTLKKTKQDIGDFTTVVFSFCDEQFPYRTKIPGHNVTLKQFKEYLPKKGSYRYFFKTECEDLDTKVIQEEITDDSEVLPLWEGKVMAQVKALE